In Stieleria varia, one genomic interval encodes:
- a CDS encoding tripartite tricarboxylate transporter TctB family protein has product MPIQIKCSCGKSLAVQDQFAGRKVKCPGCGQPVQVPGSPQAGSPQTSSQPNPKPAPGSQQQAYAQAPQAQPLQAQAPQQAPAYGGLDDLFDEAGFQRNVTSVCPACNEPMPPEAALCVKCGFNKLTGQTVQRHMTVGVDIDPSEMVLRKAEQDMKDADRMQRNMTENAGMPWWMLGLILFVLGSATTVAVLAVNAANRVENVGFDPMSMFLQLAGAACSLVAIGATIKLIFDGFQESPKTGLLCLTIVYLFVFTFQKPKGRIGALIVAVVMGGIAGGLFAASNR; this is encoded by the coding sequence ATGCCGATTCAGATCAAATGTTCGTGCGGGAAATCGCTCGCTGTCCAAGATCAGTTTGCCGGTCGGAAGGTGAAATGTCCCGGTTGCGGCCAGCCCGTCCAGGTCCCCGGTTCGCCGCAGGCTGGCTCCCCTCAGACAAGCTCACAGCCGAACCCGAAACCGGCCCCTGGTTCTCAGCAACAAGCCTACGCGCAGGCTCCCCAAGCTCAGCCACTGCAAGCACAAGCTCCACAGCAAGCCCCCGCTTACGGCGGCTTGGACGACTTGTTCGACGAAGCAGGATTTCAGAGGAATGTCACGTCGGTTTGCCCAGCATGCAACGAACCGATGCCACCCGAAGCCGCGTTGTGCGTCAAATGCGGTTTCAACAAGTTGACCGGTCAGACGGTTCAGCGTCACATGACCGTCGGCGTCGACATCGATCCCAGTGAAATGGTTCTGCGGAAAGCGGAACAGGACATGAAGGATGCGGATCGGATGCAGCGGAACATGACGGAGAATGCAGGCATGCCTTGGTGGATGCTCGGCTTGATCCTCTTTGTTCTTGGATCAGCCACCACCGTTGCGGTCCTGGCGGTCAACGCCGCCAACCGTGTTGAGAATGTCGGTTTCGATCCAATGTCGATGTTTCTGCAACTTGCCGGTGCGGCCTGTTCGTTGGTCGCCATCGGTGCCACGATCAAACTGATCTTTGACGGTTTTCAGGAAAGCCCCAAGACAGGCCTGTTGTGCTTGACCATCGTCTACCTGTTCGTATTCACCTTCCAAAAACCGAAAGGCCGAATCGGGGCGTTGATCGTCGCGGTTGTCATGGGCGGCATCGCAGGCGGATTGTTCGCCGCATCCAACCGCTGA
- a CDS encoding ribonuclease E inhibitor RraB: MTDYPNDEDGMVLADLASQGVDMTQPMEIEFPVLTVDEASANAIAKALVEAGYEAFIEFDEGEPDEDGIIDPDDEEFGPAWDIYVTVKMVPTYDEIVRIQDDLTRIASPFGGLSDGWGVMLEDDYDDE; encoded by the coding sequence ATGACGGACTATCCAAACGACGAAGACGGGATGGTGTTGGCGGATCTCGCATCGCAAGGCGTCGACATGACGCAGCCGATGGAAATTGAGTTTCCGGTTCTGACCGTTGATGAAGCATCGGCTAACGCGATCGCCAAAGCATTGGTCGAAGCCGGCTACGAAGCCTTCATCGAGTTCGATGAAGGTGAACCGGACGAGGATGGCATCATCGATCCGGATGATGAAGAATTCGGCCCGGCTTGGGACATCTATGTGACGGTCAAGATGGTTCCGACCTACGATGAGATCGTACGCATTCAAGACGACCTGACGCGCATCGCGAGCCCCTTTGGTGGCCTTTCCGATGGTTGGGGTGTGATGCTCGAAGACGATTACGACGACGAGTAA
- a CDS encoding DUF6797 domain-containing protein, with protein MTFSSRCLILLCCFGVQPLASAETLRHPASLQDQLLATDPEFLALEADLRGDARRGAIVFFKSAAACVRCHSTSDTRSPLGPNLSQFDEPVSHRYLIDAILRPSASIRKGYETVAVLKTDGQVVQGLQVKEDDEEIELRDATDLQRSVVIRKVDVEAIRRSNKSMMPEGLAGTLRDQREFYDLAKYLFEISRGGEQRADELKPTDEQLAVVDDSQNLDHAGIIKRLKQRDFDTGSAIFHGYCVNCHGPDGNRPSLATARAFGTQPLKFGSDPYRMFMTLTRGGGLMAPMSQLTPMERYQVVHYIREAFMKDRNPDYVKIDSRYLDSLPKGTEKGDRIPEVQRDFGPALASQLERRFPSVLSIPMGNVTLSYDLHTMDQAGLWSGGFLDLSETQHMRPRGEGTANPRGQFIDGLQGWRWAHEGRFDYPTEDVLPRGPLPIKWMDYHGHYLHDNDVVLSYSIDGREIKEWPSVIPQDDDNLAVRHVMEIDPGPPLTLSVAQSVASENNRGGVCTETPSVNDPMTGDANSSVAYCENNVGGKSGGVSFAQVRGDTNGLTWQIDDESRIVLVIPQSNEKRLIEIRRQVATSASAFGSLVGQWLNEPAAEITAETTAEIASIQSMTSGGELRWPKVISTIGYPGLENGAYALDTITIPDESPSNTWFRTSALDFLPDGRMVVAMYGGDVWIVSGIDDQLTGLQWKRFAAGLYEPFGLRVVDGQVYLTCKDRLVRLHDFNGDDEADFYESFSAETDVSVNFHAFNFDLQVDSKGNFYYAKSGHGADYSLPGAVIKVSPDGSQRSVLSTGFRTPNGIGMLPDDRVVASDNQGQWTPASKISVLRQGGFYGWVPTYNIAGKWSPDGGKIDIKSIVPPTTFDRPMIWMPQEFDNSCGGQLWVDDPRWGPLSGRLLHTSFGKGWMSYTMMQRVDEVDQAAIVKLPFDFRTGIMRARVNPADGQVYACGLQGWNGGGRVGLLENGVQRLRYTGKPFQMVSDCQVESDGLLIRFNFPLDPVSATDLQNHLAEYWNYHWRSDYGSDMYSPTTDKPGKEAIPVSTISLTPDRMAMKLHVTDLKPVDQVHLILKVKDESGQPFEEEIYWTINRVPR; from the coding sequence ATGACTTTCTCCAGCCGCTGTCTGATTCTGCTCTGCTGTTTCGGCGTCCAACCACTCGCCTCCGCCGAAACGCTTCGTCATCCGGCAAGCCTGCAAGACCAACTGCTAGCGACTGACCCAGAATTCTTGGCACTCGAAGCCGATTTGCGGGGTGATGCTCGACGTGGTGCGATCGTGTTTTTTAAATCCGCAGCCGCTTGCGTGAGATGTCACAGCACCAGCGACACGCGATCGCCGCTCGGACCAAACTTGAGCCAGTTCGATGAACCGGTCAGTCACCGTTACTTGATCGACGCGATCCTCAGACCGTCGGCAAGCATTCGCAAAGGTTACGAGACGGTCGCCGTTCTGAAGACCGATGGGCAGGTCGTTCAAGGCCTGCAGGTCAAGGAAGACGACGAAGAGATCGAACTACGCGACGCGACCGATCTGCAACGCTCGGTGGTGATCCGCAAAGTAGACGTGGAGGCGATTCGTCGCTCGAACAAGTCCATGATGCCCGAAGGCTTGGCCGGTACACTACGAGATCAACGCGAGTTCTATGACTTGGCCAAATACCTTTTCGAAATCAGCCGAGGTGGCGAGCAACGAGCGGACGAACTGAAACCGACTGATGAACAGCTCGCGGTCGTCGACGATTCCCAAAATCTGGACCACGCAGGCATCATCAAACGGCTGAAACAAAGGGACTTTGATACCGGATCGGCAATCTTTCACGGATACTGCGTGAATTGCCACGGTCCGGACGGCAACCGGCCTTCGCTCGCGACGGCCCGCGCGTTCGGAACTCAACCGCTCAAGTTTGGCTCGGATCCCTACCGGATGTTCATGACCCTGACACGCGGCGGAGGACTGATGGCGCCGATGAGTCAATTGACGCCGATGGAACGCTACCAAGTCGTGCACTACATCCGCGAAGCGTTCATGAAAGATCGCAATCCGGACTACGTCAAAATCGACTCGCGGTACCTGGATTCACTGCCCAAGGGAACGGAAAAGGGCGACCGAATCCCAGAGGTCCAGCGGGACTTTGGACCAGCCCTGGCGTCACAATTGGAACGTCGGTTCCCCAGCGTGCTGTCCATCCCGATGGGCAATGTGACCCTCTCGTACGACCTGCACACGATGGATCAAGCCGGTTTGTGGTCGGGTGGTTTTTTGGATCTCAGCGAGACGCAACACATGCGCCCACGCGGCGAAGGAACCGCAAACCCACGCGGCCAATTTATCGATGGCTTGCAGGGATGGCGATGGGCGCACGAAGGACGGTTCGACTATCCAACCGAAGACGTTTTGCCCCGCGGTCCGCTGCCGATCAAGTGGATGGACTATCACGGGCATTACTTGCACGACAACGATGTCGTCCTCAGCTATTCAATCGACGGTCGAGAAATCAAGGAATGGCCATCTGTCATTCCCCAAGACGACGACAACCTTGCCGTGCGTCACGTGATGGAGATTGATCCCGGTCCACCACTGACACTATCGGTCGCTCAATCCGTCGCCAGTGAAAATAACCGAGGTGGCGTTTGCACCGAAACTCCATCGGTGAACGACCCAATGACGGGCGATGCAAACTCGTCCGTCGCCTATTGCGAAAACAACGTCGGCGGCAAATCGGGCGGCGTTTCATTCGCCCAGGTTCGCGGCGACACAAACGGATTGACTTGGCAGATCGATGACGAGTCCCGGATCGTGCTCGTGATCCCTCAGAGCAATGAAAAACGTCTCATCGAAATAAGACGCCAGGTTGCAACATCAGCGTCTGCGTTTGGCAGTCTTGTGGGCCAATGGCTGAATGAGCCCGCTGCTGAAATCACAGCCGAGACCACAGCTGAGATCGCATCCATCCAATCCATGACCAGCGGCGGTGAGCTGCGGTGGCCAAAAGTGATCTCAACGATCGGCTACCCTGGTTTGGAAAATGGAGCCTACGCGCTGGATACGATCACGATCCCGGACGAGTCTCCCTCGAACACTTGGTTTCGCACATCGGCGTTGGACTTTTTACCCGACGGACGGATGGTCGTTGCGATGTACGGTGGCGACGTTTGGATCGTATCGGGAATCGATGATCAGCTCACCGGTCTGCAGTGGAAACGTTTCGCGGCCGGACTTTACGAACCATTCGGACTGCGGGTCGTCGATGGCCAGGTTTACTTGACGTGTAAAGATCGGTTGGTGCGACTGCATGATTTTAACGGGGACGACGAAGCCGACTTTTATGAAAGTTTCAGTGCGGAAACGGACGTGTCCGTGAATTTCCATGCCTTCAATTTCGACCTGCAAGTCGATTCGAAAGGCAATTTCTACTACGCCAAAAGCGGCCACGGCGCCGATTACTCTTTGCCCGGAGCGGTCATCAAAGTCTCACCCGATGGAAGCCAACGCAGCGTCCTGAGCACAGGATTTCGTACCCCCAACGGAATCGGAATGCTGCCCGACGACCGCGTGGTCGCGAGTGATAACCAAGGACAATGGACGCCCGCATCCAAGATCAGCGTGCTCCGACAAGGCGGATTCTATGGCTGGGTCCCGACCTACAACATCGCGGGCAAGTGGTCGCCCGATGGCGGGAAGATCGATATCAAGTCCATTGTGCCGCCCACCACGTTTGATCGACCGATGATCTGGATGCCGCAAGAATTCGACAACTCATGCGGCGGACAACTCTGGGTCGATGATCCGCGTTGGGGACCACTGTCGGGTCGCCTGCTGCACACAAGCTTCGGCAAAGGATGGATGTCGTACACAATGATGCAGCGTGTGGACGAAGTCGATCAGGCCGCGATTGTGAAGTTGCCATTCGATTTTCGAACCGGCATCATGCGCGCGAGGGTCAATCCGGCGGATGGCCAAGTCTACGCGTGTGGGCTGCAAGGCTGGAACGGTGGCGGTCGCGTCGGCTTACTCGAAAACGGAGTTCAACGGCTACGATACACGGGCAAACCGTTTCAGATGGTCAGCGATTGCCAAGTGGAATCGGACGGACTGTTGATTAGGTTCAATTTTCCGCTGGATCCGGTGTCTGCGACCGATCTGCAAAACCACTTGGCCGAATACTGGAACTACCACTGGCGGAGCGACTACGGCAGCGACATGTACTCCCCAACGACCGACAAACCCGGCAAGGAAGCGATCCCTGTATCAACGATCTCACTCACCCCAGACCGCATGGCCATGAAGCTACACGTGACAGATCTGAAACCTGTCGATCAAGTCCACTTGATTTTGAAGGTCAAAGACGAGAGCGGACAACCGTTCGAAGAAGAAATCTATTGGACCATCAACCGCGTACCAAGGTGA
- a CDS encoding alpha/beta hydrolase gives MSALCYVGCLIALVAMETRLVYPGAYMDATARFASPANSTSSSEPAFLPFEYPTENGVMLTGQMYCPADAPNIVLFFHGNGSQAAWLEPWTRQLSRALNAKVVLAEYRGFGNDEGTPSEASVIADCLAAHDAVKEYFGVTDSEIILYGRSLGGGCAAAVADQRGAQMLVLERSFERLVDVAAGKYPIFPIRLLMRNRYDCIARLKDYDGAVLQIHGTTDRLIPIEHAEHLFAELGTQDKEFITVPGLGHNDPMPDETMRAIADHLGTRLMVQ, from the coding sequence GTGTCGGCTCTGTGTTACGTGGGTTGCTTGATCGCCCTGGTCGCGATGGAGACTCGTTTGGTTTATCCGGGTGCGTACATGGACGCAACTGCGAGATTTGCTTCCCCAGCAAACAGCACATCAAGCAGCGAGCCGGCGTTCTTGCCGTTTGAGTACCCTACGGAAAACGGCGTCATGCTGACCGGCCAAATGTATTGCCCCGCCGACGCACCGAACATTGTGTTGTTTTTCCACGGAAACGGCTCTCAAGCAGCTTGGTTGGAGCCTTGGACGAGGCAGCTCTCGCGTGCATTGAATGCCAAGGTGGTTCTGGCGGAGTATCGCGGATTCGGAAATGATGAGGGCACGCCCAGTGAAGCATCCGTGATCGCCGACTGCTTGGCGGCACATGATGCCGTCAAAGAATACTTTGGTGTCACCGATTCAGAAATCATTTTGTACGGACGATCGCTCGGCGGTGGATGTGCCGCTGCGGTCGCTGATCAGCGCGGCGCTCAGATGTTGGTTCTGGAACGCTCGTTTGAACGACTTGTTGATGTGGCGGCTGGCAAGTATCCGATCTTTCCGATTCGGTTGTTGATGCGAAATCGTTACGACTGCATCGCGCGGCTGAAAGACTACGACGGTGCTGTGCTACAGATTCACGGCACGACAGATCGCCTGATACCCATCGAGCATGCGGAACACTTGTTTGCGGAACTGGGAACTCAAGACAAAGAGTTCATCACCGTTCCTGGTTTGGGGCACAATGACCCGATGCCCGATGAAACCATGCGGGCCATTGCGGATCACCTTGGTACGCGGTTGATGGTCCAATAG